A single region of the Lotus japonicus ecotype B-129 chromosome 4, LjGifu_v1.2 genome encodes:
- the LOC130713922 gene encoding uncharacterized protein LOC130713922, translated as MGIGTRSSTNRKPSDSMRLVVTTFVGIVFGFFIGISFPALTTKLNLPSSLAPSVDVSYIEDKDDSGHEQSFMKNNSNSSQYPLLNDTLKIWIPSNPRGAERLPPAIIHAESDFYLRRLWGLPSGDLTSKPKYLVTFTVGYNQKYNIDAAVKKFSENFTILLFHYDGRTTEWDEFEWSKQAIHVSVHKQTKWWYAKRFLHPDTVAPYDYIFIWDEDLGVEHFNAEEYLKLVRKHGLEISQPGLEPNRGLTWQMTKRRGDREVHKETEEKPGWCSDPHLPPCAAFVEIMAPVFSRDAWRCVWHMIQNDLVHGWGLDFALRKCVEPAHEKIGVVDSQWIIHQGIPSLGNQGEAEFGKEPWQGVRERCRKEWTMFQSRMANAESDYYKAVGIDLFNSTTP; from the exons ATGGGGATTGGTACTCGCAG CTCTACTAATAGAAAACCAAGTGACAGTATGAGGCTGGTTGTTACAACTTTTGTTGGAATAGTTTTTGGCTtctttattggaatatcatttCCAGCATTAACTACAAAG TTAAATCTCCCATCTAGCCTGGCACCCTCCGTCGATGTCTCTTACATTGAAGACAAAGATGATTCTGGCCATGAACAATCTTTTATGAAGAACAATAGCAACTCATCACAATATCCGTTATTAAATGATACGTTGAAG ATTTGGATTCCATCAAATCCAAGAGGCGCAGAAAGATTACCTCCTGCAATAATTCATGCTGAGTCAGACTTTTATTTGCGAAGATTATGGGGTCTGCCCAGTGGG GATTTAACCTCAAAGCCCAAGTACCTTGTGACCTTCACAGTCGGTTACAATCAGAAATATAATATTGATGCAGCTGTGAAAAAG TTTTCAGAAAATTTCACAATACTTTTATTTCATTATGATGGTCGAACAACTGAATGGGATGAGTTTGAGTGGTCAAAGCAGGCTATTCATGTGAGTGTTCACAAACAGACCAAATG GTGGTATGCAAAGAGGTTTTTGCATCCTGACACTGTTGCACCATATGACTATATTTTTATATGGGACGAAGACCTGGGTGTTGAGCATTTCAATGCAGAGGA ATACTTAAAACTGGTGAGGAAGCATGGGTTGGAGATTTCACAGCCTGGTTTGGAACCTAATAGAGGGTTGACATGGCAAATGACAAAGCGAAGAGGTGATCGAGAAGTTCACAA AGAAACAGAGGAGAAACCAGGATGGTGCAGTGACCCTCATCTGCCTCCTTGTGCAGC GTTTGTTGAGATTATGGCTCCGGTGTTTTCGCGAGATGCATGGCGTTGTGTGTGGCATATGATTCAG AATGACCTGGTTCATGGGTGGGGTCTTGACTTCGCACTTAGAAAATGTGTTGAG CCGGCCCATGAGAAGATTGGAGTTGTTGATTCTCAGTGGATTATTCATCAAGGCATTCCCTCACTAGGGAATCAG GGAGAAGCAGAATTTGGAAAAGAGCCATGGCAGGGG GTAAGGGAGAGGTGTAGAAAGGAGTGGACCATGTTCCAGAGTAGGATGGCGAATGCAGAAAGCGATTATTACAAGGCTGTGGGAATTGATTTGTTTAATTCGACTACTCCATAG
- the LOC130711632 gene encoding uncharacterized protein LOC130711632 codes for MDLLRKELLDKRRSLAEESGGKRVFKRSQIQQRQLQKLREQEKRELEAKSLKRRSISSDIAAPTSTAAAADVSLPNDEHNIDKLLLPKLEVIRRLRFLKQPITLLGEDDGARLDRLKHVLKTGLFEVDSDMTEGQTNDFLRDISELRKRQKTGTMSDRKRQKPGDCATESREGGDMGDDDDDDLSEGAGGSDADNDLKLLKANFEELCGEDKILVFFKKLLNEWKVQLLREMPEAKRRTADGKSLVARFKQCARYLNPLFKFCRNKILPDDIRQALLLMVECFMKRDYQAAMSHYMKLAVGNAPWPIGVTMVGIHERSAREKIHTNSVAHIMNDETTRKYLQSVKRLMSICQLLYPTLPSKAFEFNSLANGGSDLKSLLAEDKNNS; via the exons ATGGATCTTCTGAGGAAGGAGCTTCTCGACAAGCGCCGATCCCTTGCTGAAGAATCCGGCGGCAAGAGAGTTTTCAAGCGCTCTCAGATCCAACAGAGGCAACTCCAGAAGCTTCGCGAACAAGAGAAGCGCGAACTCGAAGCCAAATCCCTTAAACGCCGCTCAATCTCCTCCGACATCGCCGCCCCAACCTCCACCGCTGCAGCCGCCGACGTCTCTCTCCCTAATGACGAGCACAACATCGACAAGCTCCTCCTCCCCAAACTCGAGGTCATCCGCCGCCTCCGCTTCCTCAAGCAGCCCATCACCCTCCTCGGTGAAGACGACGGTGCCCGGCTCGACCGCCTCAAACACGTCCTCAAGACCGGTCTCTTCGAAGTCGACAGCGATATGACGGAGGGGCAGACCAACGATTTCCTCCGCGACATCTCCGAGCTCAGGAAGCGCCAGAAGACCGGCACCATGAGCGACAGGAAGCGTCAGAAGCCTGGCGACTGCGCCACCGAATCCCGAGAAGGTGGTGACATGGGCGATGACGATGACGATGACCTGAGTGAAGGGGCTGGCGGCTCCGACGCTGACAATGATCTTAAGCTGTTGAAGGCGAATTTCGAGGAGCTGTGTGGGGAGGATAAGATTCTGGTGTTCTTCAAAAAGCTTTTGAACGAGTGGAAAGTGCAACTGCTGCGTGAGATGCCTGAGGCGAAGAGGAGAACCGCTGATGGGAAGTCCCTGGTGGCAAGGTTCAAACAGTGCGCACGTTACTTGAACCCCCTGTTTAAGTTTTGCAGGAACAAG ATTCTTCCGGATGACATTCGACAGGCGCTATTGTTGATGGTTGAATGCTTTATGAAGCGAGATTATCAGGCTGCAATGAGCCATTATATGAAGCTAGCCGTCGGGAATGCCCCTTGGCCTATTGGGGTCACTATGGTTGGTATACATGAAAGATCTGCCCGAGAAAAGATCCACACCAATAGTGTTGCTCACATCATGAATGATGAGACGACTCGCAAGTACTTGCAATCAGTGAAGAGATTAATGTCAATTTGCCAATTACTTTACCCTACATTGCCATCTAAAGCTTTTGAGTTTAACAGTTTGGCAAATGGGGGTAGTGATTTGAAGTCGCTTTTAGCTGAAGATAAGAATAATAGTTGA
- the LOC130714291 gene encoding protein FAR1-RELATED SEQUENCE 5-like isoform X2 encodes MEYFGDSVCYDASVGDEELSFFDENEAEAEAEIEIEYVDKASNADDAVDELNFFSDELSSSEQTGAPRGNENTMDTVEVNCVADICAIDMKTFIPVQVGRYDFQSLEVAYMFYAHFARAKGFCVRRYNVIRSRKTSEILQQEFVCNKNGKREDRGLSSEQRKRTPRRDTRCGCKAMFRVHVDITTTRWYCTWFTNDHNHDLFDDVDCGLQAPHRKLSLSDIVQLNGMKDIGMGVPHMWRAFATQCGGFENVPFTKRSVYNQIGKKRQMQNSDASSSIQFIGKLSSNDSEMYWERTIDNDRRLQHLFWCDGISRLSYKVYGDVLAFDATYSKNKYLLPVVIFSGVNNHNRTTIFATAVVANETEETYVWLLEHFLRAMDGKHPKAVITDGAVVMKNAIQRVFPNAHHRLCAWHLLCNANTNIGNPLFTQAFRWCMFGDYDIGKFQKKWDEMVAKFGLQNNKWVKGLYDTRKKWASAHLRGKFFAGFRTTSRCEGLHSELGKFVHSRQNLTDFLVQYHHCLKHMRFREVSDDFHSIDGNPVPQTKMEALEMSGGKHFTNAIYLLYVSVIKQATMLKVLQCHEALTCTIYTVAKLISGVKEWHVSVYVEPSDYKCSCMKMESRGLPCEHILAVLHHLKVEELPGCLIMKRWTKGAKDGVYSAKGVAGHIWDSQKSARCGALMDLYRVLSELNSDTLEDFNNARNIANQQIELGRAKRSCQIGDVSNNKNDFAMVRDPVRIRSKARGGKGASSSGVRAKRVLNCSLCKQPGHNKLTCTFLTTGGESLVHMGSSESEYDLFSAEDLNVDD; translated from the exons ATGGAGTATTTCGGGGACTCGGTTTGCTACGATGCTTCGGTCGGAGATGAG GAGTTGTCCTTTTTTGATGAAaatgaagctgaagctgaagctgaaataGAAATTGAGTATGTAGATAAGGCTTCTAATGCTGATGATGCTGTTGATGAGCTGAATTTTTTTAGCGATGAACTTAGTAGCTCTGAACAAACGGGTGCTCCACGTGGTAATGAGAATACAATGGATACAGTAGAGGTCAATTGTGTTGCTGACATTTGTGCCATTGACATGAAGACTTTTATCCCAGTTCAAGTTGGAAGATACGATTTTCAGAGCTTGGAGGTTGCATACATGTTTTATGCCCATTTTGCTCGTGCTAAAGGTTTCTGTGTTAGAAGATATAACGTAATAAGAAGTAGGAAGACAAGCGAAATACTGCAACAGGAATTTGTTTGCAACAAGAATGGCAAGAGAGAAGACAGAGGGCTATCTTCTGAACAACGAAAGCGCACCCCGAGGAGAGACACAAGATGTGGGTGTAAAGCTATGTTTCGGGTACATGTTGATATAACAACCACTCGCTGGTATTGCACCTGGTTTACCAACGATCATAATCATGACTTATTTGATGATGTTGATTGCGGATTGCAAGCTCCACATAGAAAGCTTAGTTTGAGCGACATAGTTCAGCTTAATGGAATGAAGGATATTGGCATGGGTGTCCCTCACATGTGGCGTGCTTTTGCAACTCAATGTGGAGGCTTTGAGAATGTTCCTTTCACAAAAAGATCTGTATATAACCAAATTGGGAAGAAAAGACAAATGCAAAACAGTGATGCTTCTTCATCAATTCAGTTCATTGGTAAATTGAGTTCTAATGATAGCGAGATGTATTGGGAGCGCACAATAGATAATGATCGAAGACTTCAACATCTATTTTGGTGCGATGGCATTAGTCGTTTGAGTTACAAGGTTTACGGTGATGTGCTAGCCTTTGATGCAACCTATTCAAAGAATAAGTATTTGTTGCCTGTAGTGATTTTCTCTGGAGTAAACAACCATAACAGGACAACCATCTTTGCTACTGCTGTTGTTGCTAATGAAACGGAAGAAACTTATGTGTGGCTGTTGGAGCATTTCCTGAGGGCAATGGATGGTAAACATCCAAAAGCTGTTATAACAGATGGTGCAGTAGTGATGAAAAATGCAATTCAAAGGGTGTTTCCTAATGCACATCATAGATTGTGTGCTTGGCATCTCCTCTGTAATGCGAATACTAATATTGGAAACCCGCTGTTTACTCAAGCTTTCAGGTGGTGCATGTTTGGTGactatgacatagggaaatttcaaaaaaaatgggATGAAATGGTTGCAAAGTTTGGATTGCAAAACAACAAATGGGTTAAAGGCTTGTATGATACTAGGAAGAAGTGGGCCTCGGCTCACTTGCGAGGTAAATTCTTTGCTGGATTCCGGACTACCTCTAGATGTGAGGGGTTGCATTCTGAACTTGGAAAATTTGTCCATTCGCGTCAGAACTTGACTGATTTCTTAGTACAGTACCACCACTGTTTGAAGCATATGCGTTTTAGAGAAGTTTCAGATGATTTTCATTCCATAGATGGGAATCCGGTTCCACAAACTAAGATGGAAGCGCTTGAGATGTCAGGTGGGAAACATTTTACTAATGCTATTTACCTGTTGTATGTCAGTGTTATTAAACAGGCTACTATGCTGAAGGTGTTACAATGCCATGAGGCATTAACATGCACCATTTATACTGTTGCGAAGCTAATTTCAGGGGTTAAGGAGTGGCATGTTTCAGTTTATGTAGAACCAAGTGACTACAAATGTTCATGTATGAAAATGGAGTCACGTGGGTTACCATGTGAGCATATACTTGCTGTTTTACACCATTTGAAGGTTGAAGAGTTGCCAGGGTGCCTTATAATGAAAAGATGGACAAAAGGTGCAAAGGATGGTGTGTACAGTGCAAAGGGTGTTGCGGGTCACATCTGGGACTCACAGAAAAGTGCCCGCTGTGGAGCTCTGATGGATTTATACAGAGTTTTGAGTGAACTAAATTCGGATACCCTTGAAGATTTCAATAATGCAAGGAATATTGCTAATCAGCAAATTGAGTTGGGTCGAGCAAAGAGATCTTGTCAAATAGGGGATGtatcaaacaacaaaaatgatTTTGCTATGGTAAGGGATCCTGTGCGTATCAGGTCAAAGGCGCGTGGTGGAAAGGGTGCATCGTCTTCGGGAGTGAGAGCCAAACGTGTATTGAATTGTTCTTTGTGTAAGCAACCAGGTCATAACAAGCTTACGTGCACATTCCTTACAACAGGTGGTGAATCCTTGGTCCACATGGGAAGTAGTGAATCTGAATATGACCTGTTTAGTGCAGAAGACCTCAATGTTGACGAT TGA
- the LOC130714291 gene encoding protein FAR1-RELATED SEQUENCE 5-like isoform X1 — translation MEYFGDSVCYDASVGDEVLQELSFFDENEAEAEAEIEIEYVDKASNADDAVDELNFFSDELSSSEQTGAPRGNENTMDTVEVNCVADICAIDMKTFIPVQVGRYDFQSLEVAYMFYAHFARAKGFCVRRYNVIRSRKTSEILQQEFVCNKNGKREDRGLSSEQRKRTPRRDTRCGCKAMFRVHVDITTTRWYCTWFTNDHNHDLFDDVDCGLQAPHRKLSLSDIVQLNGMKDIGMGVPHMWRAFATQCGGFENVPFTKRSVYNQIGKKRQMQNSDASSSIQFIGKLSSNDSEMYWERTIDNDRRLQHLFWCDGISRLSYKVYGDVLAFDATYSKNKYLLPVVIFSGVNNHNRTTIFATAVVANETEETYVWLLEHFLRAMDGKHPKAVITDGAVVMKNAIQRVFPNAHHRLCAWHLLCNANTNIGNPLFTQAFRWCMFGDYDIGKFQKKWDEMVAKFGLQNNKWVKGLYDTRKKWASAHLRGKFFAGFRTTSRCEGLHSELGKFVHSRQNLTDFLVQYHHCLKHMRFREVSDDFHSIDGNPVPQTKMEALEMSGGKHFTNAIYLLYVSVIKQATMLKVLQCHEALTCTIYTVAKLISGVKEWHVSVYVEPSDYKCSCMKMESRGLPCEHILAVLHHLKVEELPGCLIMKRWTKGAKDGVYSAKGVAGHIWDSQKSARCGALMDLYRVLSELNSDTLEDFNNARNIANQQIELGRAKRSCQIGDVSNNKNDFAMVRDPVRIRSKARGGKGASSSGVRAKRVLNCSLCKQPGHNKLTCTFLTTGGESLVHMGSSESEYDLFSAEDLNVDD, via the exons ATGGAGTATTTCGGGGACTCGGTTTGCTACGATGCTTCGGTCGGAGATGAG GTTCTACAGGAGTTGTCCTTTTTTGATGAAaatgaagctgaagctgaagctgaaataGAAATTGAGTATGTAGATAAGGCTTCTAATGCTGATGATGCTGTTGATGAGCTGAATTTTTTTAGCGATGAACTTAGTAGCTCTGAACAAACGGGTGCTCCACGTGGTAATGAGAATACAATGGATACAGTAGAGGTCAATTGTGTTGCTGACATTTGTGCCATTGACATGAAGACTTTTATCCCAGTTCAAGTTGGAAGATACGATTTTCAGAGCTTGGAGGTTGCATACATGTTTTATGCCCATTTTGCTCGTGCTAAAGGTTTCTGTGTTAGAAGATATAACGTAATAAGAAGTAGGAAGACAAGCGAAATACTGCAACAGGAATTTGTTTGCAACAAGAATGGCAAGAGAGAAGACAGAGGGCTATCTTCTGAACAACGAAAGCGCACCCCGAGGAGAGACACAAGATGTGGGTGTAAAGCTATGTTTCGGGTACATGTTGATATAACAACCACTCGCTGGTATTGCACCTGGTTTACCAACGATCATAATCATGACTTATTTGATGATGTTGATTGCGGATTGCAAGCTCCACATAGAAAGCTTAGTTTGAGCGACATAGTTCAGCTTAATGGAATGAAGGATATTGGCATGGGTGTCCCTCACATGTGGCGTGCTTTTGCAACTCAATGTGGAGGCTTTGAGAATGTTCCTTTCACAAAAAGATCTGTATATAACCAAATTGGGAAGAAAAGACAAATGCAAAACAGTGATGCTTCTTCATCAATTCAGTTCATTGGTAAATTGAGTTCTAATGATAGCGAGATGTATTGGGAGCGCACAATAGATAATGATCGAAGACTTCAACATCTATTTTGGTGCGATGGCATTAGTCGTTTGAGTTACAAGGTTTACGGTGATGTGCTAGCCTTTGATGCAACCTATTCAAAGAATAAGTATTTGTTGCCTGTAGTGATTTTCTCTGGAGTAAACAACCATAACAGGACAACCATCTTTGCTACTGCTGTTGTTGCTAATGAAACGGAAGAAACTTATGTGTGGCTGTTGGAGCATTTCCTGAGGGCAATGGATGGTAAACATCCAAAAGCTGTTATAACAGATGGTGCAGTAGTGATGAAAAATGCAATTCAAAGGGTGTTTCCTAATGCACATCATAGATTGTGTGCTTGGCATCTCCTCTGTAATGCGAATACTAATATTGGAAACCCGCTGTTTACTCAAGCTTTCAGGTGGTGCATGTTTGGTGactatgacatagggaaatttcaaaaaaaatgggATGAAATGGTTGCAAAGTTTGGATTGCAAAACAACAAATGGGTTAAAGGCTTGTATGATACTAGGAAGAAGTGGGCCTCGGCTCACTTGCGAGGTAAATTCTTTGCTGGATTCCGGACTACCTCTAGATGTGAGGGGTTGCATTCTGAACTTGGAAAATTTGTCCATTCGCGTCAGAACTTGACTGATTTCTTAGTACAGTACCACCACTGTTTGAAGCATATGCGTTTTAGAGAAGTTTCAGATGATTTTCATTCCATAGATGGGAATCCGGTTCCACAAACTAAGATGGAAGCGCTTGAGATGTCAGGTGGGAAACATTTTACTAATGCTATTTACCTGTTGTATGTCAGTGTTATTAAACAGGCTACTATGCTGAAGGTGTTACAATGCCATGAGGCATTAACATGCACCATTTATACTGTTGCGAAGCTAATTTCAGGGGTTAAGGAGTGGCATGTTTCAGTTTATGTAGAACCAAGTGACTACAAATGTTCATGTATGAAAATGGAGTCACGTGGGTTACCATGTGAGCATATACTTGCTGTTTTACACCATTTGAAGGTTGAAGAGTTGCCAGGGTGCCTTATAATGAAAAGATGGACAAAAGGTGCAAAGGATGGTGTGTACAGTGCAAAGGGTGTTGCGGGTCACATCTGGGACTCACAGAAAAGTGCCCGCTGTGGAGCTCTGATGGATTTATACAGAGTTTTGAGTGAACTAAATTCGGATACCCTTGAAGATTTCAATAATGCAAGGAATATTGCTAATCAGCAAATTGAGTTGGGTCGAGCAAAGAGATCTTGTCAAATAGGGGATGtatcaaacaacaaaaatgatTTTGCTATGGTAAGGGATCCTGTGCGTATCAGGTCAAAGGCGCGTGGTGGAAAGGGTGCATCGTCTTCGGGAGTGAGAGCCAAACGTGTATTGAATTGTTCTTTGTGTAAGCAACCAGGTCATAACAAGCTTACGTGCACATTCCTTACAACAGGTGGTGAATCCTTGGTCCACATGGGAAGTAGTGAATCTGAATATGACCTGTTTAGTGCAGAAGACCTCAATGTTGACGAT TGA
- the LOC130713391 gene encoding ruBisCO-associated protein-like, with protein sequence MTIFRQYTRDASFTKVTELPFEVDKFQVALLFAIDSNCNGPSPPDGNFTPSWDTNKVTPNVISTFKAKELPFQVEFLVCIGDQDEKYSFATNASQRDLWVRNATSSLKKIIDDYHLDGIDVYHEHINQGSDFVDCIGTVMQNLKQIMNISTASISPTAPLNTEFYIPLFNKYQNFIDTVVYQCYTETQPIKEAERLVSLYEDIGQSYPKQKLLAGQSTLSKDWGSVPPNVFYIASLSLLEKQKIS encoded by the coding sequence ATGACCATCTTTCGCCAATACACCCGTGATGCCTCATTCACAAAGGTCACTGAGCTCCCTTTTGAGGTGGATAAATTCCAAGTGGCTCTGCTATTTGCAATAGACTCCAACTGCAACGGTCCATCACCACCCGATGGAAACTTCACCCCTTCTTGGGATACAAACAAGGTTACTCCCAATGTGATCTCTACTTTCAAGGCAAAAGAACTCCCTTTTCAAGTTGAGTTTCTTGTGTGCATAGGAGACCAAGATGAAAAATACTCTTTTGCAACCAACGCTAGTCAGAGAGATTTGTGGGTCAGAAATGCTACTTCCTCACTCAAAAAGATCATTGATGACTACCACCTTGATGGGATCGATGTTTACCATGAACACATCAATCAAGGTTCGGATTTTGTCGATTGCATTGGAACTGTTATGCAGAACCTCAAGCAAATAATGAATATCAGCACTGCTTCCATATCTCCCACTGCTCCTCTTAACACCGAGTTCTACATTCCCCTATTTAACAAGTATCAGAACTTTATTGATACTGTTGTTTATCAGTGCTATACTGAAACTCAACCTATTAAAGAAGCTGAAAGATTGGTGAGTCTTTACGAGGACATTGGTCAATCTTATCCGAAACAAAAACTATTGGCAGGCCAAAGCACTTTATCCAAGGATTGGGGCTCGGTTCCACCAAACGTCTTCTATATAGCTAGCTTGTCGCTTCTTGAGAAACAAAAGATTTCATGA